A section of the Akkermansia muciniphila genome encodes:
- a CDS encoding DUF3820 family protein, with translation MNDPKIPDAEDLRKLVEEIAQTHVPFGMYGPAKYPPKGCPLMDVPQEYLAWFQAKGFPKGKLGRLMEQCLLLKGNGLDPLFDPFRKANGGRTKKNARRRVWDFESE, from the coding sequence ATGAACGATCCCAAAATACCGGACGCGGAAGATTTGAGAAAACTGGTGGAGGAAATCGCCCAGACCCACGTCCCCTTCGGCATGTACGGTCCGGCCAAGTACCCGCCCAAGGGGTGCCCGCTGATGGACGTGCCCCAGGAATACCTGGCATGGTTCCAGGCCAAGGGTTTTCCCAAGGGAAAACTTGGCCGCCTGATGGAACAGTGCCTGCTGCTGAAGGGTAACGGGCTGGACCCGCTTTTTGACCCCTTCCGCAAAGCCAACGGCGGACGGACGAAGAAAAACGCCCGCCGCCGCGTGTGGGATTTTGAGAGCGAATAA
- a CDS encoding alpha/beta fold hydrolase: protein MLWLLHGNLGSPADWKPAMEALRAAGIEVRALNLWKYLECCPKSLEDMGRVLCSEIAAQDKHPWLCGYSLGGRLAMQAVLAHPPLWKGAVFVSANPGLEDEEEKAARRAKDAEWAVKCLSAPWEDFLKEWDAQAVFGGEAGNPGRSSLKPWRKSVSRAFIDWSVGAQKNLAPLLKQSPVPQLWIAGERDPKFTALARRAAGEQAVIIPHAGHRLPLEAPARLAESLQQFILQNP from the coding sequence ATGCTTTGGCTCCTGCACGGCAACCTGGGATCTCCGGCGGACTGGAAGCCCGCCATGGAAGCCCTGCGCGCCGCAGGAATCGAGGTCCGCGCCCTGAACCTGTGGAAGTATCTGGAATGCTGCCCCAAGAGCCTGGAGGACATGGGGCGCGTGCTGTGCTCTGAAATAGCCGCCCAGGACAAGCATCCCTGGCTCTGCGGTTATTCCCTGGGAGGCAGGCTGGCCATGCAGGCCGTTCTGGCCCATCCCCCCCTCTGGAAAGGCGCCGTATTCGTCAGCGCCAATCCCGGGCTGGAAGATGAAGAGGAAAAAGCCGCGCGCCGCGCAAAGGATGCGGAATGGGCCGTCAAATGCCTCTCCGCTCCGTGGGAGGATTTTTTAAAGGAATGGGACGCGCAGGCCGTGTTTGGCGGGGAAGCGGGAAACCCTGGCCGCTCCTCCCTGAAACCGTGGCGCAAGTCCGTCTCCCGCGCGTTTATTGACTGGTCCGTGGGCGCCCAGAAAAACCTGGCCCCGCTCCTGAAGCAGTCCCCTGTTCCCCAGTTATGGATAGCCGGGGAGCGTGATCCCAAATTCACTGCCCTGGCCCGCCGGGCGGCGGGGGAACAAGCCGTCATCATTCCCCACGCCGGCCACCGCCTTCCCCTGGAAGCTCCGGCGCGGCTGGCGGAAAGCCTTCAACAATTCATCCTGCAAAACCCATGA
- a CDS encoding MarC family protein, translated as MQDFLSTVILLFIVIDPVGLAPMVQGMLKKYSPARQRAILMRELVFALSLLLLFFFSGKFLLNLLGLEPATLNISGGILLFLVALGMVFPAKDMLASAGRTAGQDEPFIVPIAMPLMAGPSSLAIIMLHASQSPDSISQMTYAGAIVTAWLLSGVVLFIAQKFLRLLGEKGTIALERMMGMVLIMISVQMFMNGLAGYGVK; from the coding sequence ATGCAGGATTTCCTTTCCACCGTTATTCTCCTGTTCATCGTCATTGATCCCGTGGGACTGGCTCCGATGGTTCAGGGCATGCTGAAAAAGTATTCTCCGGCCCGGCAAAGGGCCATTCTGATGCGTGAACTTGTGTTCGCGCTGAGCCTGCTGCTGCTGTTTTTCTTTTCCGGCAAATTCCTGCTGAACCTGCTGGGGCTGGAACCGGCCACCCTGAACATTTCCGGAGGCATTCTGCTGTTCCTCGTGGCGCTGGGCATGGTATTCCCGGCCAAGGACATGCTCGCCTCCGCCGGACGAACGGCGGGCCAGGACGAGCCTTTCATCGTTCCCATCGCCATGCCCCTGATGGCCGGGCCTTCCTCCCTGGCCATCATCATGCTGCATGCTTCCCAGAGCCCGGACAGCATTTCCCAGATGACTTATGCCGGGGCCATCGTGACGGCATGGCTCCTTTCCGGAGTGGTGCTCTTCATTGCGCAGAAGTTCCTGCGCCTGCTGGGGGAAAAAGGAACAATCGCCCTGGAGCGGATGATGGGCATGGTGCTTATCATGATTTCCGTCCAGATGTTTATGAACGGCCTCGCCGGATACGGCGTGAAATAG
- a CDS encoding GDSL-type esterase/lipase family protein — MTKPSPPPGIRAVLNSAGELELSTVNAPPGAVIRMDVNADSPRMLCTQGRYLAPVQAPPGTRIRYRLFQGKRGLTEPETFIMPGIPPALPVPSTLIPCTQNRDFMIYDWAARHEAACRLVRETHPDLLFIGDSITHFWGGPPVDEPHRDILQKSPETWSMCTEGMTAANLGFGYDRVENALWRLRHGELDGAADNAVCVILLGTNNLTENTDAEILEGIRAVCREITGRLEKATVILQGFYPRNSTREGTAERIASINLLLDRLAAEQGFIYTEPGRVMADASGRVPEELSNDGLHPSAAGYERIAAVLAPVIRRAAERKK; from the coding sequence ATGACAAAGCCTTCTCCACCCCCCGGAATCCGCGCCGTCCTGAACAGCGCCGGAGAACTGGAACTCTCCACGGTAAACGCCCCTCCGGGCGCGGTCATCCGCATGGACGTAAATGCGGACTCCCCCCGCATGCTCTGCACGCAGGGCCGTTACCTGGCTCCGGTGCAGGCCCCGCCCGGCACGCGCATCCGTTACCGCCTGTTCCAGGGGAAGCGCGGGCTTACGGAACCGGAAACCTTCATCATGCCGGGCATTCCTCCCGCCCTGCCCGTTCCTTCCACGCTGATTCCCTGCACCCAGAACCGGGATTTCATGATTTATGACTGGGCCGCGCGCCATGAAGCCGCGTGCCGCCTGGTGCGGGAAACGCATCCGGACCTCCTCTTCATTGGTGACTCCATCACCCACTTCTGGGGAGGGCCGCCCGTGGATGAACCGCACCGGGACATCCTCCAGAAATCCCCGGAAACATGGAGCATGTGCACGGAGGGAATGACGGCGGCCAATCTGGGCTTCGGCTATGACCGGGTAGAAAACGCCCTGTGGCGGCTCCGCCACGGCGAGCTGGACGGCGCGGCGGACAATGCCGTATGCGTGATCCTCCTGGGCACGAACAACCTCACGGAAAACACGGACGCGGAAATCCTGGAGGGCATCCGCGCCGTTTGCCGGGAAATAACCGGAAGACTGGAAAAGGCCACCGTCATCCTCCAGGGATTCTACCCACGCAACAGCACGCGTGAAGGCACGGCGGAACGCATTGCCTCCATCAATCTTCTCCTGGACCGCCTGGCCGCGGAACAAGGCTTTATTTACACGGAACCGGGCCGCGTCATGGCGGATGCCTCCGGACGCGTTCCGGAAGAACTTTCCAATGACGGCCTCCACCCCTCCGCGGCCGGTTATGAACGCATCGCCGCCGTACTGGCCCCCGTCATCAGACGGGCGGCGGAACGGAAAAAATGA
- a CDS encoding Hsp33 family molecular chaperone HslO: MSEELVEEFVTVESIFVRERNCLVLKAKFSPLFTDYYLHLMQYGLRNEEPYDSLLKELMAYFTLYMVARPWAEQHAWTVNLKTPAVANLFVTGSSLTESVVGRIFTQDIKEPEENTLYATMLRKGFEPRYSVVPIPGTTPAQWVEEFYRQSEQRNARCIELPDECYTMVTAQPDADEEWLASLTCEKLAHLEENEDTRVLETRRFRFYCGCTLDRILPTLKALQEREEDLFQGEEELEVTCPRCAAIYRVTKENLED, translated from the coding sequence ATGAGCGAAGAATTGGTAGAAGAATTCGTTACGGTTGAATCCATCTTTGTCCGGGAGCGCAACTGCCTGGTGCTGAAGGCGAAATTCTCCCCCCTGTTCACGGACTACTACCTCCATCTCATGCAGTACGGGCTGCGGAACGAGGAGCCTTACGACAGCCTCCTGAAAGAGCTGATGGCCTATTTCACCCTCTACATGGTGGCGCGCCCCTGGGCGGAACAGCACGCCTGGACGGTGAACCTGAAGACGCCCGCCGTGGCCAACCTGTTTGTCACGGGCTCCTCCCTGACGGAATCCGTGGTGGGGCGCATCTTCACGCAGGATATCAAGGAGCCGGAGGAAAACACCCTTTACGCCACCATGCTCCGCAAGGGCTTTGAACCGCGTTACTCCGTGGTTCCCATTCCCGGAACCACTCCGGCCCAGTGGGTGGAGGAATTCTACAGGCAGAGCGAGCAGAGGAACGCGCGCTGCATTGAACTGCCGGATGAATGCTACACCATGGTGACGGCCCAGCCGGACGCGGATGAAGAGTGGCTGGCCTCCCTCACCTGTGAAAAACTGGCCCATCTGGAAGAGAATGAAGACACGCGCGTGCTTGAAACGCGCAGGTTCCGCTTTTATTGCGGCTGCACGCTGGACCGCATCCTGCCGACGCTGAAGGCTCTTCAGGAACGGGAGGAAGACCTGTTCCAGGGAGAAGAGGAACTGGAAGTCACGTGTCCCAGGTGCGCCGCCATTTACCGTGTGACAAAAGAAAATCTGGAAGATTGA
- a CDS encoding peptidylprolyl isomerase, giving the protein MATDKNITIHTSKGDIKLTVFASKTPVTAASFLNLASKGFYDGLKFHRVIPNFMIQGGDPTGTGMGGPGYRFEDECRPDLKHDGPGVLSMANAGPGTNGSQFFITHVPTDWLNGKHTVFGKVTEGQDVVDSIEQGDTISGITMEDAADDLFTEQADRIAAWDKALGK; this is encoded by the coding sequence ATGGCAACCGACAAGAATATCACCATCCATACTTCCAAGGGCGACATCAAGCTCACGGTGTTCGCTTCCAAGACGCCCGTGACGGCGGCTTCCTTCCTGAACCTGGCTTCCAAGGGATTTTATGACGGGCTCAAGTTCCACCGCGTGATTCCGAATTTCATGATCCAGGGCGGCGACCCCACCGGCACGGGCATGGGCGGTCCCGGCTACCGTTTTGAGGACGAATGCCGTCCGGACCTCAAGCATGACGGCCCCGGCGTGCTTTCCATGGCGAACGCCGGCCCCGGCACCAACGGTTCCCAGTTCTTCATCACTCACGTGCCCACTGACTGGCTGAACGGCAAGCACACCGTCTTCGGCAAGGTGACGGAAGGACAGGACGTGGTGGACTCCATCGAGCAGGGGGATACCATTTCCGGTATCACCATGGAAGATGCTGCGGACGACTTGTTCACGGAGCAGGCGGACCGCATCGCCGCATGGGACAAGGCCCTCGGCAAATAA
- a CDS encoding ABC-F family ATP-binding cassette domain-containing protein: MVLAVQNLRVQYGARVLFNDLSFTIEDGERIALAGHNGAGKSTLMKCIAGLNEPDSGSIIKARNSQVGYLPQEGIHVRGRRLIDEAMSAFADLMELQTRIDALTKEMAELDPRSAAYSEVLNEIGELELVLHAHDSARLRPRTESILRGLGFKDRDFGRDCGEFSGGWQMRIALAKLLLREPEVLLLDEPTNHLDIQSQRWMEQYLRTYRGAIILISHDVALLDSLVSRTIAFYHGRAEEYAGNFSYFLKESVLRKEILLRQKKAQDREIAKTKEFIDRFRYKATKASLVQSRIKQLEKVELIEVEEDDAVMNFHFPTPPAGAHSVVRLEKVSKRYGPISVFEDVDFEIVKGDRIAIVGVNGAGKSTFSRLISGGEEPSSGSVAMGRHTQIAFFSQTHADDLDPEKTVLECVEAAATRESAPMVRNLLGCFLFRGDDVHKRVGVLSGGERSRVALVCMLLHPANFLILDEPTNHLDIQSQQVLQQALSEYPGSYCIVSHNRSFLDPIVTKVLEFVPGEKPRIYIGNVSDYLEKVERDQALASSAASSASGAADPGAGVDRRARRRLEAEIRQKKTRQLRPLQEKLEQLEAEIARLEMEKTEITSRLECPEVAADTEAVMELTTRFQQADRQLETCFTQWADLSEKIEETEARIEEEAERNFSGS; encoded by the coding sequence ATGGTTCTGGCCGTTCAAAATCTGCGCGTACAGTATGGCGCGCGCGTTCTGTTTAATGATCTCTCCTTTACGATTGAGGATGGGGAAAGAATTGCCCTGGCGGGCCATAACGGCGCGGGCAAGTCCACGCTGATGAAGTGCATCGCCGGACTTAATGAACCGGATTCCGGGTCCATCATCAAGGCCAGGAACTCCCAGGTGGGTTATCTGCCCCAGGAGGGCATCCACGTCCGCGGGCGCAGGCTCATTGATGAAGCCATGTCCGCCTTTGCGGATTTGATGGAACTCCAGACGCGCATTGACGCGCTGACGAAGGAGATGGCGGAGCTGGACCCGCGCTCCGCCGCGTATTCCGAGGTGCTTAATGAGATCGGGGAGCTGGAGCTGGTGCTGCACGCCCATGATTCCGCCCGGCTGCGTCCCCGCACGGAATCCATCCTGCGCGGGCTGGGGTTCAAGGACCGGGACTTTGGACGGGACTGCGGGGAATTTTCCGGCGGCTGGCAAATGCGCATCGCCCTGGCCAAGCTGCTGCTCCGGGAGCCGGAAGTACTGCTGCTGGATGAACCGACAAACCACCTGGACATTCAGTCCCAGCGGTGGATGGAACAATATCTGCGTACCTACCGTGGCGCCATCATCCTTATTTCCCACGATGTGGCGCTGCTGGATTCCCTGGTTTCCCGCACCATCGCCTTTTACCATGGCCGGGCGGAGGAGTACGCGGGCAATTTCTCCTATTTCCTGAAGGAAAGCGTGCTGCGGAAGGAGATCCTGCTGCGCCAGAAAAAGGCCCAGGACCGGGAAATAGCCAAGACGAAGGAGTTCATTGACCGCTTCCGCTACAAGGCCACCAAGGCGTCCCTGGTGCAGTCCCGCATCAAGCAGTTGGAAAAAGTGGAGCTGATTGAGGTGGAGGAGGATGACGCCGTGATGAATTTCCATTTTCCCACCCCTCCCGCCGGAGCTCATTCCGTGGTCAGGCTGGAGAAGGTTTCCAAGCGTTACGGCCCCATTTCCGTCTTTGAGGATGTGGATTTTGAAATCGTGAAGGGGGACCGCATCGCCATTGTGGGGGTGAACGGCGCGGGCAAGTCCACGTTTTCCCGTCTTATTTCCGGCGGGGAGGAGCCCAGCTCCGGCAGCGTGGCGATGGGGCGCCATACGCAGATCGCCTTCTTCTCCCAAACGCATGCGGATGACCTGGACCCGGAAAAGACGGTCCTGGAATGCGTGGAGGCGGCCGCTACGCGGGAATCCGCGCCCATGGTGCGCAACCTGCTGGGCTGTTTCCTGTTCCGGGGGGATGACGTGCACAAGCGCGTGGGCGTGCTCTCCGGGGGTGAACGCTCCCGCGTGGCGCTGGTGTGCATGCTGCTGCATCCGGCCAATTTCCTGATTCTGGACGAACCGACGAACCACCTGGACATCCAGTCCCAGCAGGTGCTTCAACAGGCGTTGTCCGAATATCCGGGTTCCTACTGCATTGTTTCCCACAACCGCAGTTTTCTGGACCCCATCGTGACGAAGGTGCTGGAATTCGTGCCGGGAGAGAAGCCGCGCATTTACATAGGCAATGTTTCCGATTATCTGGAAAAGGTGGAGCGGGACCAGGCCCTGGCTTCCTCCGCCGCGTCTTCCGCCTCCGGGGCGGCTGACCCGGGAGCCGGAGTGGACCGCAGGGCGCGCAGGCGCCTGGAAGCGGAAATACGCCAGAAAAAGACGCGCCAGCTCCGCCCCCTTCAGGAGAAACTGGAACAGCTGGAAGCGGAGATAGCGCGTCTGGAAATGGAAAAGACGGAGATTACCTCCCGGCTGGAATGTCCGGAGGTGGCGGCTGATACGGAAGCCGTCATGGAACTTACTACCCGCTTCCAGCAGGCGGACCGCCAGTTGGAAACCTGCTTTACGCAGTGGGCCGATCTTTCAGAGAAGATTGAAGAAACGGAAGCCCGCATTGAAGAAGAGGCGGAAAGAAACTTTTCCGGAAGCTGA
- a CDS encoding PEP-CTERM sorting domain-containing protein (PEP-CTERM proteins occur, often in large numbers, in the proteomes of bacteria that also encode an exosortase, a predicted intramembrane cysteine proteinase. The presence of a PEP-CTERM domain at a protein's C-terminus predicts cleavage within the sorting domain, followed by covalent anchoring to some some component of the (usually Gram-negative) cell surface. Many PEP-CTERM proteins exhibit an unusual sequence composition that includes large numbers of potential glycosylation sites. Expression of one such protein has been shown restore the ability of a bacterium to form floc, a type of biofilm.), which yields MKKLLSISAFLVCISGVQAATTLYETRFHQTSINVDSDFLDGASVTLSNPSTSLSGNLAADLLVPNAQMQNNNAGWTVTFSFTAAQDITLSSLNLGFQFVTGTGARHGNTDSKTGTATVTLTAGDSSATADLSFERVQADKDGTPTADIQQASFNTPVTVKAGETFTLTVNAKAPNTGGTFLGLSQLGLQGDVVPEPAAASLSLLGLAALLLRRRA from the coding sequence ATGAAAAAGCTCCTTTCCATCTCAGCTTTTTTAGTATGCATTTCCGGGGTACAGGCAGCGACTACCCTGTATGAAACCCGGTTTCACCAAACCTCCATCAATGTGGATAGTGATTTTCTGGACGGCGCTTCCGTTACGCTCTCCAATCCCTCCACATCCCTTTCCGGCAACCTGGCTGCGGACCTCCTGGTTCCCAATGCCCAGATGCAGAATAACAACGCCGGATGGACCGTCACCTTTTCCTTCACGGCCGCGCAGGACATCACCCTCTCTTCCCTTAACCTGGGCTTCCAATTCGTCACCGGAACCGGCGCACGCCATGGCAATACGGACTCCAAGACTGGAACCGCTACCGTTACGCTAACCGCCGGAGATTCTTCCGCCACGGCTGACCTGAGTTTCGAGCGCGTCCAGGCCGACAAGGACGGCACGCCGACAGCGGATATCCAGCAAGCTTCCTTCAATACCCCGGTCACCGTCAAGGCGGGAGAAACCTTCACCCTTACCGTGAACGCCAAGGCTCCCAATACCGGAGGCACCTTCCTGGGGCTTTCCCAATTGGGCCTGCAAGGGGACGTGGTGCCGGAACCGGCAGCAGCTTCCCTCAGCCTGCTCGGTCTGGCCGCCCTGCTTCTGCGCCGCCGGGCATAG
- a CDS encoding DMT family transporter, with amino-acid sequence MNSRQRTLGHAAALITILIWGTTFVSTKVLLRDFTPVTVLFTRFVIGYAFLWCLRPRLLPLSGWKKELLFAGAGLTGVTLYFLLENIALTYTFASNVGIIVAVVPFFTALLAHFLLKGEGFSRRFFLGFAAAFTGIFLIMANGAFVLELNPVGDVLALGAAFVWAVYSILMKKIGVNTSNMIICTRRIFFYGIVLMIPALFVLPVNMDWHLMVKPVNALNLLYLGLFASALCFLSWNRVVEILGAVKSSVYIYMVPVVAVVASSIILGERLTWISLTGILLTLCGVMISEYRKKTRKSAKAKEEKAILQKS; translated from the coding sequence ATGAACTCCCGCCAGCGCACCCTGGGCCATGCCGCCGCCCTCATAACCATCCTGATCTGGGGAACCACCTTCGTCTCCACCAAGGTGCTTCTCCGGGACTTTACGCCTGTCACAGTGCTCTTTACCCGGTTTGTCATCGGGTACGCTTTCCTTTGGTGCCTGAGGCCGCGGCTGCTTCCGCTCTCCGGGTGGAAAAAGGAACTCCTGTTCGCCGGGGCGGGCCTTACGGGCGTTACCCTGTACTTCCTGCTGGAAAACATCGCCCTCACGTACACTTTCGCTTCCAACGTGGGCATCATCGTGGCCGTAGTTCCCTTTTTCACAGCCCTTCTGGCCCACTTCCTGCTGAAAGGAGAAGGTTTCTCCCGGCGCTTCTTCCTGGGTTTCGCCGCTGCCTTTACGGGCATCTTCCTCATCATGGCGAACGGAGCCTTTGTGCTGGAGCTGAACCCGGTGGGGGATGTGCTGGCCCTGGGAGCGGCCTTCGTCTGGGCGGTGTATTCCATCCTGATGAAAAAAATCGGCGTCAACACGTCCAACATGATCATCTGCACGCGGCGTATCTTCTTTTACGGTATTGTGCTGATGATTCCGGCCCTGTTCGTCCTTCCGGTGAACATGGACTGGCATCTGATGGTGAAGCCCGTCAATGCGCTCAACCTGCTCTACCTGGGCCTCTTCGCCTCCGCCCTGTGTTTCCTGTCCTGGAACCGCGTGGTGGAAATCCTGGGAGCTGTCAAATCCAGCGTTTACATCTACATGGTTCCCGTCGTGGCCGTGGTGGCTTCCTCCATCATCCTGGGAGAACGCCTGACCTGGATTTCCCTGACGGGCATTCTGCTGACCCTCTGCGGCGTCATGATTTCCGAGTACAGGAAAAAAACGCGGAAAAGCGCAAAAGCCAAGGAAGAAAAGGCCATCCTGCAAAAAAGCTGA
- a CDS encoding cupin domain-containing protein: MDAFSPIPNHAGFTARPLFAEAQGILKKGAFAKMEPGGGGPLSPHRHAHAHLFIVTRGTVTVLMEEEERTVREHESLLVPGGVLHAVWNRSPEPAEIVGLALEASCTPPIPSNQ; encoded by the coding sequence ATGGACGCTTTTTCCCCTATCCCCAATCATGCCGGCTTCACGGCCAGGCCCCTGTTTGCGGAAGCGCAGGGAATCCTGAAGAAAGGAGCCTTCGCCAAAATGGAACCCGGCGGAGGCGGCCCCCTCTCCCCGCACCGCCACGCGCACGCCCATCTGTTCATCGTCACCCGGGGAACGGTCACCGTCCTGATGGAGGAGGAGGAAAGAACAGTCCGTGAGCATGAATCCCTGCTCGTGCCCGGCGGCGTCCTCCACGCCGTCTGGAACAGGAGCCCGGAACCGGCGGAAATCGTAGGCCTGGCACTGGAAGCCTCCTGCACTCCCCCCATCCCGTCAAACCAATGA
- the cysS gene encoding cysteine--tRNA ligase, producing the protein MLHLYDTRTRTAQDVSPMDGKRLRFYCCGPTVYGPAHIGNFRTFVMQDIFRRVVELGGTPTMHVRNLTDVDDKTIRDSQKAGVTLAEFTAGWTDRFHQDCTALNCLPPHEEPSAVSHIPEQIQMVQALVEKGHAYVSDDGSVYFRISSFPEYGKLSHLDERELDLGKTANARSNADEYEKDSVADFVLWKSRRPEDGDNFWPSPWGEGRPGWHLECSAMIHKYFGNDFDLHSGGVDLVFPHHENEVAQSRCACGGGFARLWFHITHLLVNGGKMSKSLGNMYTLADLDKLGHKPSAVRYVLAGGYYRRPLNFTLSSLDDAKAALNRLSKFDAQLRSASGTDSVPSYQEFCTAPPEPGIFQPAWDSLNDDLNTPEALGHVFSAIKKADISSLAPEEARRMRNAFHFILAAFGILLPEEEQEEAPEKVRSLAEQRWQAKQDRDWAEADRLRAEVTELGWTIKDRKDGYDLARN; encoded by the coding sequence ATGTTACACCTTTACGATACCCGCACCAGAACGGCACAGGACGTTTCCCCCATGGATGGAAAAAGGCTGCGTTTCTACTGCTGCGGCCCCACGGTGTACGGCCCGGCCCACATCGGCAACTTCCGCACCTTTGTCATGCAGGACATTTTCCGCCGCGTCGTGGAGCTGGGCGGAACCCCCACCATGCACGTCCGCAACCTGACGGATGTGGATGACAAGACCATCCGTGATTCCCAAAAGGCCGGCGTCACCCTGGCGGAATTCACCGCCGGCTGGACGGACCGGTTCCACCAGGACTGCACGGCCCTCAACTGCCTTCCCCCGCATGAGGAACCCTCCGCGGTAAGCCACATTCCGGAACAGATTCAAATGGTGCAGGCGCTGGTGGAAAAGGGCCACGCCTATGTCTCGGATGACGGTTCCGTCTACTTCAGAATTTCCTCTTTCCCGGAATACGGGAAACTCTCCCACCTGGATGAACGCGAACTGGACCTGGGCAAAACCGCGAACGCCCGGTCCAACGCGGACGAATATGAAAAGGACTCCGTGGCGGACTTCGTCCTGTGGAAAAGCCGCCGTCCGGAAGACGGGGACAACTTCTGGCCCTCCCCGTGGGGGGAAGGCCGCCCCGGCTGGCACCTGGAATGCTCCGCCATGATTCACAAATACTTCGGCAATGACTTTGATCTTCACTCCGGCGGCGTGGACCTGGTGTTCCCTCACCATGAAAACGAGGTGGCGCAGTCCCGCTGCGCCTGCGGCGGAGGTTTCGCGCGGCTGTGGTTCCACATCACGCACCTGCTGGTAAACGGCGGCAAGATGTCCAAATCCCTGGGCAATATGTACACGCTGGCGGACCTGGACAAACTGGGCCACAAGCCGTCAGCCGTCAGGTACGTGCTGGCGGGCGGCTACTACCGCCGGCCGCTAAACTTTACCCTCTCCTCCCTGGATGACGCCAAAGCCGCTCTGAACCGCCTGTCCAAATTCGACGCGCAACTCCGCAGCGCTTCCGGAACGGACTCCGTTCCATCCTATCAGGAATTCTGCACGGCCCCCCCGGAACCAGGCATCTTCCAGCCCGCGTGGGACAGCCTGAACGATGACCTGAACACTCCGGAGGCCCTGGGCCACGTCTTCAGCGCCATTAAAAAAGCGGACATTTCCTCCCTGGCCCCGGAGGAGGCGCGCCGCATGCGGAATGCCTTCCACTTCATCCTGGCCGCCTTCGGCATCCTTCTGCCGGAAGAGGAACAGGAGGAAGCCCCGGAAAAAGTGCGTTCCCTGGCGGAACAGCGCTGGCAGGCCAAGCAGGACCGGGACTGGGCGGAAGCCGACCGCCTGCGGGCGGAAGTGACGGAACTGGGATGGACCATCAAGGACCGCAAGGACGGGTACGACCTGGCGCGCAACTGA